GGAGCTGGACAACACGTATATCATCTACACGTCCGACCACGGTTACCATTTGGGACAATTTGGTCTGATCAAAGGAAAGAGCTTCCCGTTCGAGTTCGATGTCAGGGTACCGTTCTTGATCAGAGGACCTGGAATCGAACCTGGCACCATGTAAGCACCGCACGTTGTACGATTATTTTGATTCCACGTAGGCCGGGCTGCGTGTCCACTTCTCGGACTCGTCGTGCCGGGAAGTGTATCTTCGTAGGTAGTTATAAGTAGGACAAATAAACGAGTCATCATGAGTCGGTCGAGCGCGCGAAGAGGAGGCGTGAAGTTGTAAATCACGCAAGTTAGATGGAGACTAGTGGCTGCATTTGGATAAATTGATTCGCCAGTAGAGAAAGATTTACAGTTGTAACCGGCCGTAGAATCGTTTCTCAACTTTACTTTCGCTATTCCATTCTATCTTGCGCTACTGGGTATCTCTCTTCCATAATCGGTCATTGTCTTGCAACAATGTTGCACGTGGTGAATCGGTAGTTACCGTCAGGATGGTAACGTTGCCCCGTAAATTGATGTGCGAATGGGCTAAAGCACAAAAGCACACGCGATAATTTCGGTCGAAGTGCCTGGCCATTGCCGTATGTTGCATTCGTGTTGTTACATTCCTGGCAAAACGGTGCATTTACGCGTCGAACGTACGATCGCGTTCGTGCCCTTAAATCCACGCGTCGTGACGAGATTACGCTCGCGATAAATAGAGCGTATTAGTACGCGTATAAGTGATCGTTGTCTGATCGTCTTCTGGAATTACGGCTGCGCGCAGCAACTTCGGAAACGATAAATTATCGGGGTAAACTCGGCGCGGGGAGTAAAAGACAGTGCGCTAACCGACGAGACAGCTCACCGTTTTCGAGTTGCCAGACTACCGTGCGAACGCGAACCCTCGGCCATTCGCGTATAAATTGAAGCAGAACCGTGTCTGTTATAAACATCGTCGTTAGGTTAATACCACGGCGCGGCGTGGGGCAAGTTTGCTTCCGCGTGCAATCCCTTCTAGATTTAATAAACGGCGCCTGGTTTCTGCCACGAGGCGGAGCAATACCATGGTTCGTTTGAAAAACGCGATGTGTTGCGGAAAAGAATATTGTTTTCTTTCGAATGAAAGTTTTCGCGAAGCGATGAAAACGTTCAATCCTTTCACGGTGCAACACGAGAGAAACTCGGGCAAAtcgttaaatataattattataatttgttaTCTTAGCTGCATACGTTGGCTACAAAAGTTAAAAAcacttatatatttttgtatttgatGCCACAAGCgtaaatgattattttctaTATCCTTTGTTCGAAATTCTTCGTCACTTTATTACGCCGCCATAGGGTTGATATTGGCTTCGTCCTTGCGATACTCAAATGTCAGGGGTGAAATTGTTTAGCTCGATAGAGCAAATATTATGATAGATCGCGCTTCTCGGGGCTATTGTTGCAGTTTTTATCAACTGCTTGCTCGTGCATCATTACGACTGACCTCCACTGGTATCTAGTAATCTACGACAATTTCTGAATAATCTTGTTGGAATGGAAATACATTTAGATTAAAAATTTGAGATTTAAAATACAATAGTAGGAGTAAGAAGGTGAACTGTTATTATAAACTTTCCTATATGTTTCCCTAAGCCCTACAAACGTTCGAAATTGAACAataccgaaaaatcaaagatctatAATGCGATAAAACGAGATGAAAGGAATGGGATTCGAAGGACGAAATATCAGAATATTCGCAGCGACTTTACCGAACTGGTATTTACCCCGAGGGTTGAGCTGcaatattggattactataaaGCATCTATATGACGTTGCAGAGTAGACGACATAGTTTTGAACATCGACTTGGCGCCGACGTTCCTGGACATAGCCGGCGTCGAGACGCCCCCCCAGATGGACGGTCGTTCTTTTAAGAAACTCTTTCAGAAGTAAGTATATCGCCAATTTTTTCgctatacacacatatatatatcgtGAACTAAATTCCACGTTGAAAGACAATTACCTACTCGTGGGTTAAATAAGACGAAGAAAGATAAAATGAGACAAAACTGCCAAGCAAGAGAATCGAGATATTCGGATCGTAAAAACTTGATTTTTCAAGAAGAATCGCATGTTGCAGTAAACATGGAAGAAGATCAAAGTTTAAGTGGCCGGATACGTTTCTGATCGAATCTTCCGGACGTCGTGAAACTCCGGAATCGATCGCAGAATCGAAAGCACGGGAAGCCAGAAGGCAGAACCAAACGTTGGCGAAACAGCACGCGAACGCCACGCCGGAAGAGGAAGAAGACAACGTTGCCGATCCAGACGCGGAACGCGAGTCGGAGCATCGATTCTTGGAGAACGATACAGGCAGTGATCAAGACATTTCCGAGGATGACGATTTCGAGGACTCGATCATCGACGAATCGAGTAAGATATTTGCCTCGTTTTATTGCGTATTATCAAATCGTAATTCTTGCTCTTTATGTAGCCTTTCCCTATTTGGGACGCGGTTTCCCCCGCAGGAAGGCGTAACACTTCACGCTGACCTTTTCGCGGCAATAAAATTGCTCTCCGCTTTGGAGAGCTGCAATCTCGCATTATGATCCGATCTTTCAATGAATAAATTACTCGAAGCCGGAGATTTACACAGAGCCGACGACGGAATTAAGCAAAGCGTAGTCGTTTCGGTtagattaaattgaaaaattcgaaCAAAGATAGGAGATCCGTAAAGTCGAAGAAAAACTGTTATCTTGCTTACTTGTATTCTGCGCGCTCTTTGATCGGCCTAATTAAGTCATCGGCAGAAGGAATTACTTAAGCGATTAAGATCGATATTCTTTAAGATTGTATCGGTTTCAGATTTTCTTAGAAGCGTAAAGTTTTAATTAGTTTCGACAGACGCTTTATCTTGCGACACGGAAAAAACATCGAAGGAACTTCTTCTTCGGCTACGTCCAGGAATTCAACGTAATTGAAACTCGCGGTTAAGTCGAACGAATTCTTATTCAACCGGTTTGGATAATCACGTTGAAAAGGGGCTCGAATCCCTCTGGGGTCGGACGTAAGTCTTGTCGAAGTTTCGCTAGTCGGGATTTACGCAATGATCAAAGTTTAATCCCATTTTATTGGTCCGCGCACCCGGTTCTTTCATAAAATCTCCTCTCGTCGCTCTCCTTCGCTATGGAATGGGATTTCCAGTTGTAACTACGAAGGACGGACCCCGAGAAGTGAATATTCTCAAGGAACACGATTGCAAGAAAATAGCGGCGAATAACCGTAAAATGATGATCTCCGCCTTTCAGACTCTGATCCACACCTGGATAATAGGGTTCATCCTGTTCACTCATCCTTCTCGTCGAAGCACGAACGGTTGGCCATCGAGTGCTCGCGACCGGAAGTCCAGACGAATTGTATTCCAGGTCAAAAGTGGCGCTGCGAGAGGGAAGGTCACCGATGGAGGAGACACAAGTGCAAATATGCCGCCCCTTCGCCAAGGATGTCGAAGAAATGCGCCTGTTTCACGCCAAATGGAGTCGTTTATACCAGATTGGAGTCGAATGATTACATCGATGGGCATCGATATGGCTTTGGCAGAGACAGAAGACCCACAGATGTGTATACGGACGTGGCCAGATATTTTGCTAGACGAGGTATCTCACGAGAGCTACCCATTCCGTTCAATTTATTTAGTAACGTTCTcgagattaaaaatattttaataatgttgAGTGTTTTAATATCATGAAATATCGCATTTGCCACGATATGGGATATGCGAATCACTCAGGAAAGAAATTGATCcacataattttctaaaaatttctTAATGTTAGTAGAGCAGATGCATGTTTaaatattgagaaattaaaaagtATTTCCGACATTCTTACGCTTTtccaataaaaataaagatcaaTTGGTTTCTTGTCCCGTGCCATAAAAAATCATTTTGGTTGATTAAAAGATCAATAAGGGGATAGGATGCAGAGATTAATAATTCTTAGTAAGGAAGGAGATCATCGTTCACGATTTTTCTCAGGCAAACGAGACGTGTCAGATATGGACAGCGAAGATGTTAGCCGAGATATCGATGGGAACGATGATGACTATAATGATGGTGAACGGGACCGACGAGCCATCGACGAGGAGGACGACGAGGACTTCTTCCAGGAACTGAACAGCCTCGCGAACGATGTTAAGAGGGAATACGTAAACTTGATCTTCAGGTACGAAAGTTTAGAAAGTCGTTGATGATTCGTTGGATAAGACACGAACGTTTCATCGTAATGAATGTGCTCCTAGGGACAGGTTTGATAATCGGACGTCGGAAGACGAATCTCTCGAGTTCGATAATTTAAATGAATCTGAATACTCGATCAATGACTTCGATCCTAGTTTGGATAAAGTAGTGAAAGGACGGCTGAACATTGAAGACGTGGTAAAGAGACACAGGAGGGTACGGAGGAGTGTCACGAAGAAAGACACTGTTGAACATGTGACGAAGATCATGGAGAGTATCGAAGAAGAACTGGATGATTTAAAGGTATATACTTCTAATATAACAAATTTACGGGCGAACGTATGATCCTCATTCTCATATTTAGGCAACCCAAGCACGGCAATCAGAATCAAAAAGAACGTTTCCACCGAAATGTTCGGTTCTTCCACAAGGAGGCGTGAACTGCTCAGAAACCGTGTACCAAGATCCCAACGAATGGCGAATTTCGAGGCGAGAAATTGAACAACAGATCAGAGAAATGAGGTTGCAGTTGGAAACTTTAAAAGTGAGCATCGAAAATACGTGTTTTATTTCGTACAAAGTATGTATGACGTGGTATTCATTCCAGGATATTCGTCGTCACTTGATGACCAAGCGACCTCAAGTTATGCGAGACCCAGAGGATGGGTCAAAGAACACAGAGGAAGCACACAAATCGCACCATCACCCTTCGAAGAACCACGTGAATCGCCATCACAAGAAACACGATCACACTACTACGCTTAATCCTACTGCATCAACCATTCGTTCCATCGTGAAACACAACCAAGTGGCGGAAGACAAAACTGCATTTACAGATACTACGGAGAAGCCTAGATTTAACGTTACAGTCACAGAAAGTACCGATATCGATACGACCACCACGACTGAACCAACATCCACCACGTTATCAACGACTTCCAAACAAAAAAAGGCGCCACGTCGTCAAAAGATGAAGGAAGTCGTCGCTAACAGGACGGAAGTGGAGGATGATAAACCACAAAGGCGCAGGAAGTTTCACCATCATCGAAGGAACAATACTCTGTTCACAAACAGCGTGCATGATGAGACTCCAATAGTGAATGTTAGTGAAACAATGGAGACGACTGTGACTACGCAAAGCACCACACCGAATCAGAGGCATCAGAAGTATCATCAAACCAAGTATGCAACCGTTCCTACCACGACGATGAAAGAAACCACGATTCGAAAAGAGACTTCTAGCAGTATAGGAGCCACGAATGACTTTACCAAAGAAACTACGATAGGAACAAACGGCCAAACGGTGCTATCAACGGGATCAGAGACAGCGTCTACTCTCGGTGAATCGACAGAGCCACAAAGAACGACTCCGGTGTTTCCCAGGACAAGTACCGAAGCTCGTTCGAGAACGTTCCCGTCTACGACTGTGACTACGACGCCCATGACCACACCAGTTACGGCATCTTCGACTAGAAGGTTTTCAAAGGTGCAGAAGAATAGAACGACCAATCTTGGACCCTCTAGGATCGATGTTACTATTTTAGAATCTCCTGATAGAAGGAACAGGCAAGGTTAGTAATTGTGCATACAGTGactcacgaaaatatttgaatacagATTTGATTGAACTTATTCTTTTTATACTAGATATAATAGATATAGCAAATAGTAATCGTCGACTACCACCGATGTTGAACAGTCCTCTAGAAGCTCGTCATAAGTGTTACTGCGAGCCTGATTCTTACTCgaaaaaagatgagaaagaaattGCTCGAGAGGAAAGAAGAAGGTTGAAGGAAGAACGTttgaagaagaaggaaagaaaattgaGAAAGAAGGCCAAACTCGAGAAGGAATGTTTAACGGAGAAGATGAACTGCTTCGAACACGATAACGACCATTGGCGCACTGCTCCGTTATGGAGCGCGGGACCATTCTGTTTTTGTATGAATGCTAATAATAATACGTATTCGTGTATTCGTACCATTAACGCGACACACAACTTCCTTTATTGCGAGTTTACTACTGGCTTGGTCACTTATTATAACCTCAGGATCGGTGAGTGCGGCATTTGTACGTGTAAAATCAGTTTTCTAAGGAAAATTGGTTTCAATTATTAGCTCTTGTTCCTTTTTCGTTTAGATCCATTCGAACAGTGGAACAGGCTTTCATCTTTAACATCTTCAGAACGTTCCTATCTTCACGATCAATTGGAACATTTGAAGGGCTGCAAAGGAACAAGGGATTGTACGGTTGGAAGCGCGAGGGAAGCGCTGCCACAACTGCAGCAACATCAGAGATTCATTTCAAAGAGAAAATACGCAAATTCCTTTGGTATGTCTGActgataatatataaaatagaaattttagaaatttatctattaatttgttgatatttctttttatagaaGATATGTTCATACCATCAACGTTACAAATTATTCGAGAAAGCGAACTCAGTAGCCCGCCGAATAAGAGACGAAAAAAGTTGCAaacgtaaatatatttttaatcgaaAACTTGACTTTATATTATGTGTGATATACTGAATTATTACTTTTTATTAAGGAGCGTTTGGAACAGACGAAGCAGAAGTTGGCAAAGTAGTTGGAAGCATCATCAAGACGCGGTGAATTATCGTCGACACAGACATCAGTACTGATAATCATGGTTCGTTTATTTCTCTTTGGACAAGTCGTCGAAGGATGCGTGACAGCATTGCCTTAGATGTATATTAATTTCGCGATGCATTTAATAACGTAATTTATTTAGTAATATTTAATTGAGAAAGGATACGTGATATTTAATTGAGAATGTTCGGATTCTATTAATTAGACTCGCGTTGCTCGATACGAGTACACCGTgtatatttttaacattataCTTCTTATGGCAAAATTATTGCGACTGATCGGACGCGTATCGCGTGTATTATAATCACGCGTATTTAACAATCGAAAACGATCTAAACAATCCTTTTTTTACTTAATAGccgatattttttataataatttatttactacTACGTCCCTTTAAGTCTCTTTATACAAGAAGCGAATTATCTCGAATAAAACTATATTTGCCTAACGAGATTtagagaaatttaaaaaaatcttCGATTATCCAAAACTAGCAACACGATACTTCTTTACGAGGTGAATAACCGATATCAGTAGCTTTATAGACAATAGAGTGTCTAAGAGGAGAGAAGGATATGAGAGTTCGTCTATCGCGTTAAAGAGCTATTTCAAATTCGAATTCTACGTGACTACGAACTGAAACGCACAACGAAAGAACaaaacacaatataaaaatcgtCCTGCCAAAAGCCTTTTACCTTTCCTTACGAAAATTTCTATACGCCAGTACGTTCATGAAACGTTTATTCTATCAAAACTGCCATTCGTTTTATTCTTTCCTATTGCCTTCAAGCAATCATGTTGCAGAATAAATTGTCACTTTTGTGTCTAACAATCGTTCTAGCCAATCGTTACTAGGATGTTTGAGTAGAGACAGGAAAAAGGAAGGTAATTTAAGCCACAATGCTAAGACTGTACGAGTTTCAATGAAAACAATTAAAAAAGCAACTTTTAACATCATTTATTCTGCGTAATTTCCTGTCTTTCTAGAAACAGTATGAAAACTTTTGTGATTGCTACATCTAACAATctgttattaaaaaaaaaaaaaaaaaaaattgaatgcTAATGGATGCATATGCTGCTATAAGTATACAAGCAAAAAGTAAACTTTGCTTACTTAAAACGTTTGCTTGAACAATTCTAAAAGAGTCTTAGACAATATTTGTCCTTTTACAATTTCTATTGTTGTAgttgaaatattacatatctatacGTCACTATACAATAGCTAGATGCTTGTTTCCATTAgcattctatttttttacaagtATATGTCTGTGTTATGTACTAGATTCTCAGTTAGTGCCCTGAGAATATCTTCAAGATTTTGAAGTTAAAGCAATGTATTTAAATCatgtgaaataaataaataaatactgtCCGAATTGCGATTGATACTCCGTtcacttaaataaaaaaatgaacaaatttttcgataataaagaaagaaaaaaaaaagataaaaagaaattgaaaaaatataaacatatttctttgtatcttttaatgtcttttacataaattaacaggaactttaatagaaaaataatatgcATGAAGAAAACATTTCTGACTTCAAATAATTCTTAATTAATAGATATGCAGAACTTAAAAATCAATAGTAGGATCGAAATCTTCATTGTCATCAAAAATGTTTTTTGCACTTTTAATTTCAGTGGTATTTTTGCTATACAAATTAGTACTTTCGCTATTATCATTGCTACATAGTGCATTATCTATTTCTTCTGGTATAAAATTATCATATTCTTCCTCATTATTATAGATCAAATCTTGTTTAGAATCATTTTCATAAGAAAGATCGCTATCTATATCTGTGTGTTCATTTTGTGAGCAGTCGTACATCATATTATTATCAAGATGTTCTATATCATCAGATTTTTTATAATTGCTACTTTGATTACTTGCAGCTTCAAAAGTATTAGATCTAATCTCTTCTGGTGTATCTAGATATTTTGCCCACTTGCTTTCCACTTTTATATTTGGCTTTGGTTTTTCAGGATGATAATTCATATAGTTATCATTAATACTATTACATCCACTAAAGGATATATTCTCCTGAATCTCATGTTTTTTCATAAGATTTAATTTTTGAACCATAACACGACAATCTCTACCTGAGCCTTTAAAATAAGCCTAAAAATTGCAATCATCTGCTACCTTGCACGTATGACATTTGTTTTGTGATATATTATGATGAACATTGAAATTACAATTCTTCTGCTATAAATGGAATTAACTAACCTGTTTGAATGTCTgtttaaaattacatattttgCATTGCCATTTCTTTGCTTTCTTGACTATGTGAACCTATAAttcataaattattagaaatcgAACGTTATAATACCAATTGACAATAAATTACTGCGCATTTGATAGTTACTTGATATGTTTTACACGAATAACAGCGTAAAATGTTCATTTCCTGTGACATGATgctaatttatagaaatatgatTGCAAAGAACGCTTTCTAAGGTTAAATCTATTATGTTTCAAAGAATAAcacttttcaaattatttcaaactTCGAATGTCCTTGATGCTTGAAGATGCAGCATGACCATTATGGCGGTATCACATTTTGGCGGGAAACTAAGTTGTTCAATTTTCGGTACTTCCGATAGATTAAATGCTTCCGGTAGATTTGATTCGATTTATGCGTTCtagattttacaattttcatttaaatattttgttataaacGCGCAAAAAAGAAGTGAAAAGCAGCAATACTACTTTAATTACATTTTAAGGTAATAattttcgtaaaatatttcttattattcaaagcataacAAATTAAAGTTACTTTTTATAAAGATGGTTACTCCTAATGGCGAATTCTTATGATGAATTGCAATAGATTATGTTTCATCTCTGTTTAAAGGAACCAGTATGCATTCATATTTACTTATTATGTTATACTATTATATTTACACACAAATCTTAacacatttatcaaaaataattTAGCTAACAATCAAACATAAGTCATTCATTCAAAGTCTATTTTGCAATTGGGCAAAGCTTTAGTAAGTTCTTTCTGAACAGTATTATCCGTGATACGTGATAGTCCttgaatttttaattgttttagATTTCTGAAATACCAAAATATAAGCAACATTACATTTTGTTAGATATAtcttattcatttttatatatattacatacttCAATACTTTTAATTGACGTAGTCCACCATCATCAAtgcttttacattttataatttctaaattaGTTAAAGAATCTTGAATAAGCGATAGATAGGGTATAGCTTTATTATCAACGTATCTGCAGCtttccaattttatattttttatgtgtTTGCATCCTTCTAATGTGGTAACCCAATGAATAATTGTGATCATATACAAACTATTTCATGTCATTAAATTAACTACGATACTAACCAAGATATGGAAATCCTACATCACATATTCCAGCATCATTTGCTTCAATAGATTCAATGTAATAGTTTCCACTAGATGGTAATGCGTTATAATCAGTTAATGGTTCAGAAAAATCTTTCCATTTGACAGATGCTCCATTTTTTAAAAGCCATTCTGCACAAGCACGATCTGGACCAATTTCCTTTATACGATCAGCATCAACtctttaaaaaaatgtttcttttatattttgttcaatgaATCAAACAATAATGCTTTATTGTAATACCTATTAAATACAACAGTAAGCCAGTAAAAGAAAGGCCTACTTTGATTTCTTGTATTTTGAATTAAAGATGTTAATTTGCTTAATGTCTGAAATAAAAAGTATATGACAATAATCCTATTAATGGCAAACTGAAGTAAATTTTTTATAGTCTTACATAGACTGTCATTGTTCTTCTATTGTTTTAACAGTAAtatcattaaataattataatattactcAAATCTTAAGGTTCCAGAAGCACTAGTTACTTAATCACAATGTAAGAACCAAATTGCGCATAGAAGATCGTGTATATACTCATAATCCTATAATAGACCAAAGAACTATGACATCTAATCAGATAATATTTTGAAAGTTAGACAGTGCGCATTACTATTTACAATACAAGTTAAGAATTTATGCAAGGTGCAAACATTTAAGTAATAAAATCAAGATATTCCGACAGAGGGCGAAAACAAATTTCCCGGTgggtaatataaaattttattcgaaataccACATTAGTTTCTTGAGCACAAAGAAACAATATCGCTGTGGGGAATATTGAATCATAAACAGATGAAAAGAATTCCAAATCATATGATTCCCAGCTATTAAAAGAATTTGTATCAATCACTTATACAGTATACATTGTTTAATACAGATGTCAGAGACAAACTGCATTTCAGTGGGTTATACTATTCTACGTTACTCGTAGCCTCTGGATCTTATAATTGTATGTGCCGCCGGTTTGAAGAGTCAAAACAAACCTGTGTGATTACGTACGGTAGTGATTACGTTTGGCAGAAAAGCTACTAAATAGCAACGATATGAGTCGAAGGAAAAGAGCGAAGGTTTGTCTTGTTAGTCTTCTATCCCACATTTAATATTATACAGTACTAAATATATTCTTATAAGGGTTATTATATGATGTGTTATTTAGTACACTGATTGTTACAAAGTTTTACTATAATATGAATCAAGTGTTGGTTTTCGCATATTCCTTCATGAAATAGTACTAGACGGTAGAAATTCTTGTGTGGAGGATAATTCGCACACGTATACCTTGAATAATACTGTGCTGTAAATAACCAGACTAGGTTATGTTTTGGTTAGACTCATTATTTGTTACTTATCTTACTTTGTCAATAATCGTAAATTTATCTTTCTCTAATTAAAAGCGAGTATATTGTgtgtaaattaaaataaatgttttttaTGCAACTTTTAATTCATCAACGTCTGTAGAAACTTTTAACCTATATGTTAAAGTAGATCTCTGCATACTTAATAAAGTTTTGGTTACGAATTGATTTACCATTGAATATTGCTTCTTTTATTTGtgattttattatattcatatcTATATATAGGTGGAGTACAGAGAAATGGAAGAGAAGTATAATCAAATGGAAGATGAAAATGCTTCAGATACATCGGAAAAATCTAAACCTGG
The Bombus affinis isolate iyBomAffi1 chromosome 2, iyBomAffi1.2, whole genome shotgun sequence genome window above contains:
- the LOC126928961 gene encoding ATP synthase subunit s, mitochondrial isoform X1 — protein: MTVYTLSKLTSLIQNTRNQSRPFFYWLTVVFNRVDADRIKEIGPDRACAEWLLKNGASVKWKDFSEPLTDYNALPSSGNYYIESIEANDAGICDVGFPYLEGCKHIKNIKLESCRYVDNKAIPYLSLIQDSLTNLEIIKCKSIDDGGLRQLKVLKNLKQLKIQGLSRITDNTVQKELTKALPNCKIDFE
- the LOC126928961 gene encoding ATP synthase subunit s, mitochondrial isoform X2 — encoded protein: MTVYTLSKLTSLIQNTRNQSRPFFYWLTVVFNRVDADRIKEIGPDRACAEWLLKNGASVKWKDFSEPLTDYNALPSSGNYYIESIEANDAGICDVGFPYLEGCKHIKNIKLESCRYVDNKAIPYLSLIQDSLTNLEIIKCKSIDDGGLRQLKVLKNLKQLKIQGLSHITVYGSGHRGQRHVW
- the LOC126928959 gene encoding uncharacterized protein LOC126928959 codes for the protein MSQEMNILRCYSCKTYQVHIVKKAKKWQCKICNFKQTFKQAYFKGSGRDCRVMVQKLNLMKKHEIQENISFSGCNSINDNYMNYHPEKPKPNIKVESKWAKYLDTPEEIRSNTFEAASNQSSNYKKSDDIEHLDNNMMYDCSQNEHTDIDSDLSYENDSKQDLIYNNEEEYDNFIPEEIDNALCSNDNSESTNLYSKNTTEIKSAKNIFDDNEDFDPTIDF